The following coding sequences lie in one Monomorium pharaonis isolate MP-MQ-018 chromosome 1, ASM1337386v2, whole genome shotgun sequence genomic window:
- the LOC118646757 gene encoding uncharacterized protein LOC118646757 → MTDILNVKDEPIFDDRIVKIETHTYNPFANTTFEHSDEIRIPIQQQDLYTLPSQSFLYVEGKLTIRKPVAGSDVILGNNCIAFMFDEIRYELDGVEIDRNRNVGITSSLKNYVTMSSDRIMIASNAGWDPWNPTNGYFNFCVPLKMLLGFCEDYRRVVINARHKLILIRARNDNNCLVGDPAREPEIELFKVQWRMPHVLLNEINKLAMLRALESGRYLSMAFRSWDLYEFPLLQRTTKHSWAIKTAT, encoded by the coding sequence TTTTAAACGTCAAAGACGAGCCGATCTTTGACGATCGCATCGTCAAGATCGAGACTCACACGTACAATCCGTTCGCCAATACAACGTTCGAACACAGCGACGAGATAAGAATACCTATACAACAGCAAGATTTATACACGTTGCCATCTCAAAGTTTTCTATACGTTGAGGGAAAACTTACGATAAGAAAACCAGTTGCGGGATCTGATGTGATATTGGGAAATAATTGCATCGCTTTCATGTTCGATGAGATTCGATACGAGCTCGACGGTGTAGAGATTGATCGTAACAGGAACGTTGGAATAACCAGCTCGCTCAAGAACTATGTAACTATGTCATCCGATAGAATTATGATTGCGAGTAACGCTGGCTGGGATCCGTGGAATCCTACAAAcggatactttaatttttgcgtacCGCTCAAGATGCTACTGGGATTTTGTGAAGATTACAGACGCGTGGTGATTAATGCTCGTCACAAATTGATTTTGATACGCGCGCGCAACGATAACAATTGTCTAGTTGGCGATCCGGCGCGGGAgccggaaattgaattattcaaagtaCAGTGGCGAATGCCACACGTCCTGCTGAACGAGATAAATAAACTGGCGATGCTGCGTGCTCTGGAAAGCGGACGATACCTGAGCATGGCTTTTCGTTCGTGGGATCTATACGAGTTTCCACTACTGCAGCGCACGACCAAACATTCGTGGGCCATCAAGACCGCTACTTAG